GATACCAGCGCAATGACGGCTTTGTTTGAAAGAGAGCAATTTGATAGGGTTGTTCATCTCGCGGCTCAAGCGGGCGTTCGATATTCCTTAGATAACCCACACGCTTACGCCAATAGTAACTTGATAGGTCATTTGAATGTCTTAGAGGGCTGTAGAGCCACGAAGGTCGAACATCTGGTCTATGCGTCTTCTAGTTCGGTCTATGGCTTAAACGCAAGCACACCATTTAAGACTACCGATTCCGTTGACCATCCGGTATCCCTTTATGCCGCGACAAAAAAATCTAACGAACTGATGTCTCATTCTTACTCCCATCTTTATGATATTCCAACCACTGGGCTTCGATTTTTCACTGTATATGGCCCTTGGGGTCGCCCAGATATGGCCCCGTTTATTTTCACCAAGCGTATCTTGGATGGCGACACGATTGATATCAACAACAATGGCGATATGTGGCGTGATTTCACCTACGTCGACGACATCGTTGAAGGTGTTATCCGGATTGCAGACGTCATCCCAGAAAAGAATAACAACTGGACAGTAGAAGCGGGGAGCCCAGCGACGAGCTCGGCACCTTACCGAGTTTATAATATCGGTCATGGCAGCCCTATAAGTCTAATGGACTTTATTTCCGAGATCGAATCGGCTTTAGGAATAGAGGCGAAAAAGAATTTTCGTGAAATGCAAGCGGGTGATGTCTATAAAACCTATGCAGATACACAAGATCTGTTTGAAGCGACAGGCTATAAGCCTCAAGTGGGCGTAAAAGAAGGCGTGGCTAAGTTTGTCGAGTGGTATAAAGAATACAATCAGTCGTGAGTCATTCCAACGGCATCCCCACCAAACCAACGTTATCTCCATGAAACCTACGTCATCTCCACGAAAGTGGAGATCTAACCCACGAAGATTCCCGTTTTCACGGGAATGACGAAGTATTTAGCACTAACCGAACAGCATTACGTTGACTGATGCTTCAAGTCAGATATGCATTCCAACACGGAGCATTGGAACGAGGGTTTGAGGTATAAATATACGACCCAAAGAAAAACCAACGTTATCTCCATGAAACCTACGTCATCTCCATGAAACCTACGTCATCTCCACGAAAGTGGAGATCTAACCCACGAAGATTCCCGTTTTCACGGGAATGACGAAGTATTTAGCACTAACCGAACAGCATTACGCTTGCACGGAAATAAAGCCCGTCAGAAGCTTACTCGGCTCTTAACATTGCCAACAGCTCTTTGGTTTTTCTTTCCATCAATGCCACATCACCTCTGGATTCAACGTTCAATCGAACAACGGGTTCTGTGTTTGAAGTGCGCAGGTTAAATCGCCACTCTTTATATTCAAAATTCAATCCATCGGTTTCGTCAACCAAAAGAGCGCTTGGCTCATAGGCCTCTCTTACTCTCTGTATCGCCGTTATTGGATCGGCAATACGAGAATTGATTTCGCCAGAAACAGGGAAGGATTGAATACGTTCGTTCAGTGTTTCGGATAGTGTTTTATTGTTAACACAGAGTAACTCTGCCACAAGCAGCCATGGGATCATGCCGCTATCGCAATAGGCAAAATCGCGGAAATAATGGTGTGCGCTCATTTCGCCACCATATACAGCGTCTTCTTCTCGCATTCTTTCTTTTATAAACGCGTGCCCAGATTTAGACATGACGAGTGTTCCGCCTTCTGATTCAGCGATCTCAGCGGTATTCCAATAAACACGAGGGTCGTGGATTATTTTAGCATTGGGTGTTTTCTTCAAAAATGCTTCCGCTAGCATGCCAACGATGTAGTAACCTTCTACAAAATGGCCTTTTTCGTCGAATAAGAAGCAGCGATCGAAATCACCGTCCCAAGCGATACCTAAATCAGCACCATGTTTTTTCACAGCAGCGGCCGTATCTTCACGGTTCTCCTGCAATATTGGGTTAGGGATACCATTTGGAAAA
This portion of the Vibrio sp. VB16 genome encodes:
- a CDS encoding NAD-dependent epimerase, with translation MKYLVTGASGFIGAKTVEELCKKGHFVVGIDNNNDYYDVSLKQARLSRVEHPQFTFIKMDIADTSAMTALFEREQFDRVVHLAAQAGVRYSLDNPHAYANSNLIGHLNVLEGCRATKVEHLVYASSSSVYGLNASTPFKTTDSVDHPVSLYAATKKSNELMSHSYSHLYDIPTTGLRFFTVYGPWGRPDMAPFIFTKRILDGDTIDINNNGDMWRDFTYVDDIVEGVIRIADVIPEKNNNWTVEAGSPATSSAPYRVYNIGHGSPISLMDFISEIESALGIEAKKNFREMQAGDVYKTYADTQDLFEATGYKPQVGVKEGVAKFVEWYKEYNQS
- a CDS encoding phosphomannomutase CpsG (capsular polysaccharide biosynthesis protein; catalyzes the formation of D-mannose 6-phosphate from alpha-D-mannose 1-phosphate), with protein sequence MDNLSCFKAYDIRGKLGEQLNEDIAYRIGRAFGQLLKPKTVVVGGDVRLTSEALKLAIANGLRDAGTDVIDIGMTGTEEIYFATSFLKVDGGVEVTASHNPVDYNGMKLVREESRPISGDSGLNDIQALAESGEFIDVVQRGNYSKKSVLSDYVEHLLSYISPENFRPMKLVVNSGNGAAGHVVDAIEAQFKSLNIPVQFIKVHHEADGTFPNGIPNPILQENREDTAAAVKKHGADLGIAWDGDFDRCFLFDEKGHFVEGYYIVGMLAEAFLKKTPNAKIIHDPRVYWNTAEIAESEGGTLVMSKSGHAFIKERMREEDAVYGGEMSAHHYFRDFAYCDSGMIPWLLVAELLCVNNKTLSETLNERIQSFPVSGEINSRIADPITAIQRVREAYEPSALLVDETDGLNFEYKEWRFNLRTSNTEPVVRLNVESRGDVALMERKTKELLAMLRAE